ATGCTGAGTCCTACTGATGTAGATGGTCAACAATCACAGATATTGGACAGGCTGAGTGTTACAGTTCCACAGAGTACAGAAATAATCATGAGAGAATGGAGAATATTCAGTAAGTTGATTCAAAATGGCGAGACCCAAAGGCTGGTTAGTAACAAGTTTCCTGGAAATTCCTGGATGAAAAGATAGTTAGGTGGTAGAAGCTGGACCCACAGTCCAGAGATGGGAAGCCAATGCTTCCCTAACCAAGAGATCCAAGGCCAGTGTTTCCACATCCAAGGGATCCTATGTAGTTAGTCTGGTGCGGACTGCGGAAGATGGAATTCTTTGGGTGGTAGCAGGATGTCTGATAGGATTTGGCCAAAGTGCA
Above is a genomic segment from Macaca thibetana thibetana isolate TM-01 chromosome 3, ASM2454274v1, whole genome shotgun sequence containing:
- the LOC126951706 gene encoding LOW QUALITY PROTEIN: keratin-associated protein 15-1 (The sequence of the model RefSeq protein was modified relative to this genomic sequence to represent the inferred CDS: substituted 1 base at 1 genomic stop codon); the protein is MSYNYSSGNFSSCCFGGYLGYPVSIYNSFYPSNAIYSPNTCQLGSSLYNACQETYCEPTSFQISCTLAKSYQTSCYHPKNSIFRSPHQTNYIGSLGCGNTGLGSLGXGSIGFPSLDCGSSFYHLTIFSSRNFQETCY